The Acidimicrobiales bacterium genome includes the window CCACAGGACGATGGGGGGCGTGGAACTGCTCGACGGGGACGCCCGTGAGCGACGACCAGAAGCGGTCCAGCCCTCACCGCGGAGCTCCCGCGCTCGCGCCCGTTCGACCGTCTTGCCGCGGTACCCCATGGACCCATCCTGACGATGGGGTACGACAGCGAGGTGCCTGCAGGAAATCGCAGTTCCGAATGGGGCTGGCGTGGGAGGCTCTGTGGGTGGGGGAGCAGGCGGACGAGCGGCGCATGACGGGCGGGTGGCAGACCACCGTCCACGAGCGCGATGGCGTCGTCTACCGGTCGCCCAAGCCGCAGAGCACCACCGTGCTGGCCCTGCTGCGACACCTCCGATCGAACGGCTTCACCGCGGCCCCGGAGGTGATCGGAGACGGTCTGGCTCCCGACGGGCGAGAGATGCTGCGCTTCGTCCCCGGCGCGATCCAGCAGCCCGACCCGTGGGACGACGAAGCCATCGCCCTCGTCGGTGAGCTGGTTCGTCACCTGCACGACGCCGGCAAGGGCTTCGATCCGCCGACGCCGCCTGTCTGGCAGCCGTGGTTCACCCGTGCACTCCCCGGCGACCGACCCGTCATCGGCCACGGCGACCTGGGCCCGTGGAACATCGTCACCCGCAGCGGTGTGCCCGTCGCGCTCATCGACTGGGACAACGCGGGTCCGGTCGACGCTACGTGGGACCTGGCCGACGCCGCCTGGCTGAACGTGCAGCTGCATGACGACGACATCGCCGAGCGCAACGGTCTCCCCGACGCGGCGGGCAGGGCGGCGCAGCTGCGGGTCATGCTCGACGCCTACGGCCTCGAGCATCAGCGGCGGGACCGCTTCGTGGACCAGCTGGCCGAGCTGGCCATCCATGCTGCGGCCGACGAGGCCGTGCAGGGCGGCGTGACACCGACGAGCACGACGGCCGTCGACGGTCAGGGCTTCCCGGTGATGTGGGCGGTGGCGTGGCGGGCTCGCAGCGCCTCCTGGATCCTGCGCCACCGCGACCTGCTGCGGAGAGCGGTCGGCGCGTAGGGCCCGAGTCAGTCGCCGATCCAGGTGGGGGCGTGGTCGAGGAGGTAGCGGCTCACGCCGAGGCACTGCTCGAAGGTCTCGCACAGCAGGACCTCTCCTCGGAAGAGCTTGGCGAGCGACACCTGCTGGCGGGCGACGATGGTGAGGGTGCGCTCGGGGGCATCGGTGACGGCGCCGTAGGAGTCGATCGCCGACACCTCGAGTGGGAGCTCGAGGCCACCAACGCCGGCCAGCTCGGTGGCGAGGAGCAAGAGGTCGGGCCCAGCGGCCAGCGGGGGCAGCGCCCAGGTGAAGGTGAGGGGGAAGTGCCACTCGTCGGGGGGGAGGTCGCTCTCGTCGAGGCTCATCACCACGTCCTCGAACGTCAGCATGGCCCGAGGGTCGACCTCGAGCGCCAGGTGGAGGTCGAGCGGGCCGCCACAGGCCTCTTCGGGGTGGAGGTCGACCTCCCACGCCTGGCGCAGCGAGTAGGTCTCGACGAAGTGGCGCTCGTCGTGCACGTGGAAGGCGTGATCGACGGCGTGGTCCTTGAGCTCGGCCACGTACCCGGCCACGTCGATGACTGCCACGGCAGCCGAGGCTACCGGTCCCTTCCGTGGCCCCGGTACCGTCCCGGAGGTGGGCGACGACGACCTCCTCGAGGTGCTGGGCGCGGCGGTGGAGGCCGTGCGCTCGGCGCTGGGCACGGTCACCGACTGGCGTCCCGGGACCGAACGGGTCGGCCAGTACCGGATCGACCTGGTGGCCGACGACGCCGCACTCGGGGTCCTCACCGCCGCCGGCCTCGGCGTCCTCAGCGAGGAGAGCGGCCTCCACCAGCCCAACCGGGAGGTCGTGGTGGTGGTCGACCCGGTGGACGGCTCCACCAACGCCAGCCTCGGCATCCCGTGGTACGCCACCAGCCTCTGCGCGGTCGACGAGGGCGGTCCCAGGGTTGCCCTGGTGGTGAACTTGGCCACCGGTGAGCGCTTCGAGGCGGTCCGCGGTGGGGGCGCCCGTCGTGATGGTGTGACCGTCCGCCCGTCCGGGTGCACCGATCTTGCCGACGCCGTCATCGGCCTCTCGGGCGCGCCGGCGGGACACGGCGGGTGGCGCCAGTATCGGGCCCTGGGGGCGGTCGCCCTCGACCTCTGTTCCGTGGCCTGCGGCCGGCTCGACGCCTACGCCGATCTCACCAGCCCCAGCGCCCACGGGGTGTGGGACTACCTCGCCGCGCTGCTGGTGTGCGAGGAGGCGGGGGCGGTGGTGACCGATGCCGGCGGCCAGCCCCTCGTCCACCTCGACCACGGTGCCCGCCGATCGCCGGTCGCCGCCGCCACGCCCGCGCTGCTCGACGGCGTCGTTCGCATGTGGGGGGCCGGTGGCGCCCACCCGTAGGCTCACCGCCGTGCGTCGCCGCCTCCACCTCATGCTCCTTCGGCTGTACCGCCGACTCCCGCGGAGCGGGAGGCGCTTCGTCGTGCACCGGCTGGCACCGTCGTTCACGGTGGGCGCCATCTGCGTCGTGGAGCGTCCGGACGGAGCGCTGCTGCTCGTCCGCCACTCCTACCGGGAGCGGTGGGGCTTCCCAGGTGGCTTGCTCCAGCGGGGAGAGGACGTGACCGTGGGCGCCCGGCGAGAGGCGCTCGAGGAGGTCGACCTCGACATCGAGCTGGTCGGGGAGCCGGCCGTCGTCGTCGAGCCTGCGCCCCGACGGGTCGACGTGGTCTTCCGGGCCCGCCCCCGCGGGGGAGCCGACCCGGCCGCGGTGCGTGCCGCCTCGCCCGAGATCGTGGAGGTGGCCTGGTTCGCGCCGGACGACCTCCCGCAGCTCCAGGAGGAGGCCGCCACCGCCATCGTCGCCCTCGCCCGGTCCGACGGCAGCGATCTCGGGCGCTCAGACTCGCTCAGGGGTCGACCCCCGGGGCGTCGCCCCACCGACCCGTAGACTCGACGGCCCATGTCGAACATCGCTCCCGCCTCCTGGCGCATCGACCCCGTCGGCCCGCTCACCGGTGAGGTGGTGGTCCGTGGCTCGAAGAACGGCGTCACCAAGCACATGGTGGCGGCCGTCATGGGCGATACGCCGTCCACCATCCGCAACTGCCCTCAGATCGGGGAGATCGACATCACCGCGGGGATGCTCGGTGACCTCGGCTGCGAGGTGGAGGTCGACGGCGACACGGTGACGGTGGCCGGCAGCGCCATCTCCAGCGGACGGGTCCCGCTGTCCTACGGCGGCCTCAACCGCATCCCGATCCTGCTGGTGGGGCCCCTCCTGCACCGCATGGGGGAGGCGTTTGTGCCCTTCGTCGGCGGCGACCGCATCGGCACTCGGCCCGTCGACTTCCACATGTCGACCCTGCGGGCGATGGGCGCCGAGGTCGACGTCACGCCCGACGGCCTCGAGGCCAAGGCGTCGCGACTGCACGGTGCTCGCATCCGCCTCCCGTTCCCGAGCGTCGGCGCCACCGAGACCGTCCTCCTCTCCGCTGCGCTGGCCGAGGGCCGCACCGTGGTCGAGAACTGCGCCCTCGAGCCAGAGGTCATCGAGCTGGCGCTCTTCCTCCAGCGGATGGGTGCCCGCATCGAGCTTCGGCCCGACCGGCGCTTCGTCATCGAGGGCGTCGAGCGGCTCCAGGGAGCGGACCACCACCTCGACGGTGATCGCATCGAGGCGTTCAGCTACCTGGCGGCCGGGTTGGTGACCGGCGGCCGGGTCACGGTCCGGGGGTGTGGCCAGGAGCGGCTGGTCACGGCCATCTCCACCCTGCAGCGGATGGGCGCCCGCTTCGACATCACCGACGAGACCGTGTCGGTCGAGGCCGACTCGCTGCGCCCAGCGGTCGTCCAGACCGACACCCACCCCGGGTTCATGACCGACTGGCAGTCGCCGCTGGTCGTGCTCTTCACCCGCTGCGCCGGCATGTCGGTGGTCCACGAGTCGGTGTACGAGGACCGCTTCCCCTACGTGGGAGCCCTCCAGCAGATGGGGGCGGAGATCGAGCTCTTCGACGTGTGCCTCGGCGGGCGCGACTGCCGGTTCAACGAGAGCAACGCCATGCACTCGGCGGTCATCCGGGGCGTCACCCAGCTGCGGGGGGCGGAGATCACCGTGCCCGACATCCGTGGCGGGTTCGCCTACGTGATCGCCGCCGCGGTGGCCGAGGGGTCGTCGGTGCTCCACGACGTGCACCACCTCGAGCGTGGGTACCACCGCCCCCTCGAGGCCTTCGCCGGCCTCGGACTGGAGATCACCCGCCAGGAGGGGTGAGGCGCCGGCCTGCGGCTAGTCGGAGCCGGCCGCGACCAGGTGGCGAAGCGCCGGCGGCGAGCACGGGTGGCGCAGCTTGGTGAGGGCCTTGGCCTCGATCTGGCGGATGCGCTCTCGGGTGAGGTCGAGCTCGTTGCCGATGTCCTCGAGGGTCCACGGGATGCCGCCGGCGAGGCCGAAGCGCAGCCGCAGCACCCGGCGCTCGCGCTCGGTCAGGCGTCGCAGGACCAGCGCGAGGGCGTCGTGCTCGAGGTGAGCAGCTGCCGCGGCGAAGGGCTCCTCGGCGCCCTCGTCGGCAAGCAGGTCGGCGAGCTCGCCGCTGTCGTCCCCGAGGGGCACCGAGAGCGACACCGTCTCCCGGATGGCATGGCGGTACGTGATGACCCGGTCCGGGTCGAGGCCGGTGGCCTCGGCCAGCTCCGCGACCGTCGGGGCTCGGTCCAGCCGGCGGGTGAGCTCGGCGGTGGTGCGGGCCAGCGAGGCGATGGCGTCGCCGACGTGGGCCGGCACGCGGATCGCCCGGCCCTTGTCCGCCATTGCCCGGCTGATCGACTGGCGGATCCACCAGGTCGCGTAGGTCGAGAACTTGAATCCCCGCTCCGGATCGAACTTGTCGACGGCGCGCATGAGGCCGAGGTTGCCCTCCTGGATCAGGTCGAGGAGGGGGAGTCCCGAGCTCTGGTAGCGCTTGGCGATCGAGACGACCAGGCGCAGGTTGCACGAGATGAACCGTTGACGGGCGGCCGCTCCCTCGGCGGCCCGGTGCTCCAGCGTGGACCGCTCGGCCGGGGTGAGGGGACCGGCCCCGGCATCGGCGAGTCGGTCCCGGGCGGCGTCACCGGCGACGATGGCCCGACCGAGGGAGACCTCCTCGGTCGCGGTGAGCAGGGGGTGGGCCCCGAGCTCGCTCAGGTACCGCCGCACCGGGTCGTCGCCAGTCGCGGACCTCGTTCGCACCGTCACGCTGCTTGCCTGGTCCTGGTGGTCACCGCCCAGAACGGTAGGGCCAACGACCGCTGCCCCGGGGGATGCCGCCGATCCCCGCGGGCGGGGGGGGCTACGGTCGGCTCATGCACGCCGGATGGCACACGGGGCTCCCGGTGAGGTCGTGAGCCCGTCGCCCTCGTCGGGTGCCGACGCCCGCCCGACCCGGCGCTGGTGGGACATCGAGGCGCCGGCGCTGCGCTGGGTGGCCCTGGCCAACCTGGCCGGTGCCGTCTTCGTCTTCGTCTTCCTGAACCAGCTCTCCCAGCCCTTCGACGACGCGCCGGGCGCGCTGAGCGACTCCTTGCTGCTGGCCGTCTTCGGTGCCTACATGGTCGGGGCGATCGCAGTCGGTTTCGGTGCCGCCCACCGGGTGATCGGCCGGGCCCTGTCCTGGGTCGACGAGCAGCGCCAGCCCGACGCAGGCGAGGTCCAGGCTGCCCTGAGCCTCCCGCTCCACCTCGCCCTCCAGTCGCTGGCGCTCTGGGTCCTGGGGGCGCTCCTCTTCGGCGGGATCACCGCGCTCGGCGGCAGCGCCCCCCGGGAGGTGCTGCGGATCGCGGTGGGCACGGTGATCGGTGGCGTCAGCACCTGCTCGCTCACGTACCTGCTCGTCGACCGTGCCCTGCGGCCGCTGTTCGCGCTCGCCCTCGCCGGCACGCCCCTGGCCCGTCCCACGACGCTTGGGATCCGGGTCCGGTTGGTCTTCTCGTGGGCGACCGGGTCGGGCATCCCGCTGGTCGTCATCGCCCTGTCGCCCCTCGGGCGACCTGATCCAACCGCCACCCATGTCACCGCCCTGGTGTCGCTGGCCGCCATCGGCCTCGTCTCGGGGGGGCTCATGATCGCGGTGGCGGCTCGCTCCGTCGCCGACCGACTCAAGCTGCTCCGCCGCGCCCTGCGACGTGTGCAGCTGGGCGATACGGCCGTGAGCGTCGAGGTCGATGAGGGTGGGGAGGTCGGCCAGCTTCAGGCTGGGTTCAACTCCATGGTGGCCGGCCTGCGCGAGCGCCAGCAGCTGCGCGACCTCTTCGGACGCCACGTCGGCGACGAGGTCGCCCGGCAGGCCCTGGAGCGCGGGGTGGGGCTCGGAGGTGAGCAGCGCCAGGTGAGCGTGCTCTTCGTCGACCTCATCGGTTCGACCGCCCTGGCTGCCACGAGGCCGGCATCGGAGGTGGTGGCCACGCTCAACGCCCTGTTCGGGGCGGTCGTGCGGGCCGCCGGCGAGGAGGGCGGCTGGGTCAACAAGTTCGAGGGTGACGGCGCCCTGTGCGTGTTCGGTGCGCCCGAGGACCAGCCTGACCACGCCGCCCGGTCCCTTCGGGCGGCCCGCGCGCTGCGCGCGGAGGTGGCGGACCTACGGGGTGCTCACCCTGACCTCGACGTCGGGATCGGGGTCTCGTCCGGTGTGGCGGTGGCCGGCAACGTCGGCGCGGAGGAGCGCTACGAGTACACGGTGGTGGGTGACCCGGTGAACGAGGCGGCCCGGCTCACCGAGGCAGCCAAGATCCGGCCCGGCCGGTTGGTGGTCAGCCGGGCGGCGGTGGCCGCATCGGGCGAGGAGGCCCGGTGGTGGGAGCCCGGTGCCGTCGTGGAGCTCCGTGGTCGGGCGGCACCGACCGAGACCTACGAGCCCCTCGACGCCACCACCGCGCCGGTCGTCCCGA containing:
- a CDS encoding phosphotransferase translates to MGEQADERRMTGGWQTTVHERDGVVYRSPKPQSTTVLALLRHLRSNGFTAAPEVIGDGLAPDGREMLRFVPGAIQQPDPWDDEAIALVGELVRHLHDAGKGFDPPTPPVWQPWFTRALPGDRPVIGHGDLGPWNIVTRSGVPVALIDWDNAGPVDATWDLADAAWLNVQLHDDDIAERNGLPDAAGRAAQLRVMLDAYGLEHQRRDRFVDQLAELAIHAAADEAVQGGVTPTSTTAVDGQGFPVMWAVAWRARSASWILRHRDLLRRAVGA
- a CDS encoding inositol monophosphatase family protein, whose amino-acid sequence is MGDDDLLEVLGAAVEAVRSALGTVTDWRPGTERVGQYRIDLVADDAALGVLTAAGLGVLSEESGLHQPNREVVVVVDPVDGSTNASLGIPWYATSLCAVDEGGPRVALVVNLATGERFEAVRGGGARRDGVTVRPSGCTDLADAVIGLSGAPAGHGGWRQYRALGAVALDLCSVACGRLDAYADLTSPSAHGVWDYLAALLVCEEAGAVVTDAGGQPLVHLDHGARRSPVAAATPALLDGVVRMWGAGGAHP
- a CDS encoding NUDIX domain-containing protein; this encodes MRRRLHLMLLRLYRRLPRSGRRFVVHRLAPSFTVGAICVVERPDGALLLVRHSYRERWGFPGGLLQRGEDVTVGARREALEEVDLDIELVGEPAVVVEPAPRRVDVVFRARPRGGADPAAVRAASPEIVEVAWFAPDDLPQLQEEAATAIVALARSDGSDLGRSDSLRGRPPGRRPTDP
- the murA gene encoding UDP-N-acetylglucosamine 1-carboxyvinyltransferase, with translation MSNIAPASWRIDPVGPLTGEVVVRGSKNGVTKHMVAAVMGDTPSTIRNCPQIGEIDITAGMLGDLGCEVEVDGDTVTVAGSAISSGRVPLSYGGLNRIPILLVGPLLHRMGEAFVPFVGGDRIGTRPVDFHMSTLRAMGAEVDVTPDGLEAKASRLHGARIRLPFPSVGATETVLLSAALAEGRTVVENCALEPEVIELALFLQRMGARIELRPDRRFVIEGVERLQGADHHLDGDRIEAFSYLAAGLVTGGRVTVRGCGQERLVTAISTLQRMGARFDITDETVSVEADSLRPAVVQTDTHPGFMTDWQSPLVVLFTRCAGMSVVHESVYEDRFPYVGALQQMGAEIELFDVCLGGRDCRFNESNAMHSAVIRGVTQLRGAEITVPDIRGGFAYVIAAAVAEGSSVLHDVHHLERGYHRPLEAFAGLGLEITRQEG
- a CDS encoding sigma-70 family RNA polymerase sigma factor; its protein translation is MRTRSATGDDPVRRYLSELGAHPLLTATEEVSLGRAIVAGDAARDRLADAGAGPLTPAERSTLEHRAAEGAAARQRFISCNLRLVVSIAKRYQSSGLPLLDLIQEGNLGLMRAVDKFDPERGFKFSTYATWWIRQSISRAMADKGRAIRVPAHVGDAIASLARTTAELTRRLDRAPTVAELAEATGLDPDRVITYRHAIRETVSLSVPLGDDSGELADLLADEGAEEPFAAAAAHLEHDALALVLRRLTERERRVLRLRFGLAGGIPWTLEDIGNELDLTRERIRQIEAKALTKLRHPCSPPALRHLVAAGSD
- a CDS encoding adenylate/guanylate cyclase domain-containing protein, producing the protein MAHGAPGEVVSPSPSSGADARPTRRWWDIEAPALRWVALANLAGAVFVFVFLNQLSQPFDDAPGALSDSLLLAVFGAYMVGAIAVGFGAAHRVIGRALSWVDEQRQPDAGEVQAALSLPLHLALQSLALWVLGALLFGGITALGGSAPREVLRIAVGTVIGGVSTCSLTYLLVDRALRPLFALALAGTPLARPTTLGIRVRLVFSWATGSGIPLVVIALSPLGRPDPTATHVTALVSLAAIGLVSGGLMIAVAARSVADRLKLLRRALRRVQLGDTAVSVEVDEGGEVGQLQAGFNSMVAGLRERQQLRDLFGRHVGDEVARQALERGVGLGGEQRQVSVLFVDLIGSTALAATRPASEVVATLNALFGAVVRAAGEEGGWVNKFEGDGALCVFGAPEDQPDHAARSLRAARALRAEVADLRGAHPDLDVGIGVSSGVAVAGNVGAEERYEYTVVGDPVNEAARLTEAAKIRPGRLVVSRAAVAASGEEARWWEPGAVVELRGRAAPTETYEPLDATTAPVVPTEQR